From one Misgurnus anguillicaudatus chromosome 2, ASM2758022v2, whole genome shotgun sequence genomic stretch:
- the lrrc42 gene encoding leucine-rich repeat-containing protein 42: protein MYLNPDYGAVYVREKGELRYVNADAPPQHRLFNRDVSFKLCIDILPSAARTKRNDHFIFTYNREGSLRYTVKSLFDISLQFIADHVEHVDSLVGFPEQMADKLFSAAEERHKFTDSHTAPRALQVFCEAYEELVLKSLCLRNRHLLVCERLEEISKFQSLESLDLYGCRLGDNHDIFKYITSEALASLVKLFMGANRLSDSGLQRLTAPVRVMKKGLENLQLLDLSENSITEKGLGYLSCFKSLEKLDISRTNVKVNMSLKGFLRRKMGMVLSEMPLKEFTHADCKTEGWAEQVINQWEVTASEVPKKEHKPKTNALCFYGREKFVRETLNSLSGSSDTTNEYKVVHFYKLDPHGLNSAAEHNTHSTTVATIEKGKKRRLSMEEQQSSTPLAKRQSLSTLSTEDLDLLNSY from the exons ATGTATTTAAATCCTGATTATGGAGCCGTTTATGTCCGAGAGAAAGGAGAGCTGCGTTATGTGAACGCAGACGCTCCGCCACAGCACAGACTCTTCAACAGAGACGTCTCATTTAAACTGTGCATTGACATTTTACCATCAGCTGCTCGTACGAAGAGAAACGATCACTTCATTTTTACCTACAATAGAGAGGGAAGTCTACGGTACACCGTTAAATCGTTGTTTGACATATCGTTGCAGTTCATTGCTGATCACGTTGAACATGTTGATTCACTGGTTGGTTTTCCTGAGCAAATGGCCGATAAGTTGTTTTCGGCCGCTGAAGAAAGACACAAATTCACCGACTCTCATACTGCACCCAGAGCACTGCAAGTTTTCTGTGAGGCCTATGAAGAACTGGTGCTGAAATCACTGTGTTTGAGAAATAG GCATCTTTTGGTATGTGAAAGATTGGAAGAGATAAGTAAGTTTCAGAGTCTGGAAAGCCTAGACCTCTATGGATGCAGATTAGGTGACAATcatgacatttttaaatacataaccTCTGAGGCCCTGGCTAG TCTAGTGAAGCTTTTCATGGGTGCAAACCGCCTTTCAGATTCAGGCCTGCAGAGACTGACGGCACCAGTGAGGGTCATGAAGAAAGGCCTAGAGAACCTGCAGCTTCTAGACCTCTCTG AGAATTCCATCACAGAGAAAGGTCTTGGATATCTATCATGCTTTAAATCACTTGAAAAACTAGACATATCAAGGACAAACGTAAAG GTGAATATGTCTTTGAAAGGATTCTTGAGAAGAAAGATGGGAATGGTCCTCTCAGAGATGCCTCTGAAGGAGTTTACTCATGCTGATTGCAAAACAGAGGGCTGGGCTGAacag GTAATAAACCAATGGGAAGTCACAGCTTCAGAAGTACCAAAGAAAGAACACAAGCCAAAAACAAATGCTTTGTGTTTCT ATGGAAGGGAAAAGTTTGTTCGTGAGACATTAAACTCCTTGTCTGGGTCAAGTGACACCACAAATGAATATAAAGTTGTCCACTTTTATAAGCTTGATCCCCATGGCTTAAATTCTGCAGCAGAACACAACACGCATTCCACAACAGTTGCTACTATAGAGAAGGGCAAGAAGAGGAGACTGTCAATGGAAGAACAACAAAGTTCAACTCCTCTTGCAAAGCGCCAGTCTCTGTCTACTTTGTCTACAGAGGACTTAGATCTGTTAAATAGTTACTGA
- the yipf1 gene encoding protein YIPF1 yields the protein MASDDFKFQFQDFEDDQQFIKDATTVTIDDPIKSRRQRRSAEKGFQEDINNPLNNDDKTELLSGQRKSAPFWTFEYYQMLFDVDSHQVKSRMVGSILPWPGKNYVEMYLRSNPDLYGPFWICATLVFAIAISGNISSFLVHHGQPQYKYVPDFRKVTLAATAIYSYAWLVPFALWGFLTWRNTKTTTLVSYSFLQIVCVYGYSLSIYIPAVILWIIPSERLRWCSIVVALCLSGSVLLLTFWPATRDDKPRITMAVMATILILHVLLAVGCKACFFSTYEVNSSADPSGSIRATDTLSPTKAN from the exons ATGGCGAGTGATGATTTTAAGTTCCAGTTTCAAG ATTTTGAAGATGATCAACAGTTCATCAAAGATGCCACAACAGTGACGATTGATGACCCCATTAAATCTCGAAGACAACGAAGGTCTGCTGAAAAGGGCTTTCAAGAGGACATAAATAATCCATTGAACAACGATGATAAAACTGAg CTTTTGTCTGGTCAAAGAAAAAGTGCACCTTTCTGGACATTTGAGTACTACCAAATGTTATTTGATGTGGACAGCCATCAG GTAAAGAGCAGAATGGTAGGTTCAATTCTACCTTGGCCTGGAAAAAACTATGTTGAGATGTATTTAAGAAGTAACCCGGACCTGTATG GACCTTTCTGGATTTGTGCAACTCTTGTTTTTGCCATTGCAATTAGTGGAAACATATCCAGTTTTCTTGTGCATCATGGTCAGCCACAGTACAAATATGTGCCTGACTTCAGGAAAG taactttGGCAGCTACAGCAATCTACAGCTATGCATGGTTAGTGCCATTTGCTCTGTGGGGTTTTCTCACATGGCGAAATACAAAGACCACAACCCTAGTGTCCTACTCATTCCTGCAGATAGTCTGTGTCTATGGTTACTCTCTCTCCATCTATATTCCTGCTGTG ataCTGTGGATAATACCAAGTGAAAGGTTGAGGTGGTGCTCCATTGTGGTAGCCTTGTGTCTCTCAGGATCTGTGCTGTTGTTGACATTCTGGCCCGCCACCAGGGATGATAAACCAAGAATTACTATGGCAGTTATGGCCACAATTTTGATTCTTCACGTCCTACTGGCAGTTGGTTGCAAG GCATGTTTTTTCAGTACATACGAGGTTAATTCATCAGCAGATCCTAGTGGCTCTATAAGAGCGACCGACACTTTGTCACCGACAAAAGCAAACTGA
- the LOC129442214 gene encoding uncharacterized protein, which produces MAGKGEKVSKYETLKLLEKCRKERDDALQRENAMREKMRQYESRMRSTEALKPKLKQLILDNKELRKQVKTLRTEIGLEASPKFVGKTTKDIINDLREKESECTSLVEKAGKLSLTIDELTSELANTVTSKTLLEDQVQSLQQNLKDMTNNQRRLLKLWEDKKAHREQLSLPAIPQRPGQKLVVHKGVQTEMSISSNQILPTNAFETKTRRDSDKGRNHLERRSITLTNGTHREKHTLIQNEAKGIHN; this is translated from the coding sequence ATGGCTGGGAAAGGGGAAAAGGTGTCTAAATATGAGACGCTTAAGCTTTTAGAAAAGTGCCGAAAGGAAAGAGACGATGCTTTGCAACGCGAGAACGCCATGAGAGAAAAGATGAGACAATATGAGTCAAGAATGAGATCGACCGAAGCTCTCAAACCCAAACTAAAGCAACTCATTTTGGACAACAAGGAGCTGCGGAAACAGGTGAAGACACTGCGGACTGAAATCGGTTTAGAGGCGAGTCCGAAATTTGTTGGTAAAACTACAAAGGATATCATTAACGACCTGCGCGAGAAGGAGAGCGAATGCACTTCGCTTGTTGAAAAGGCGGGAAAATTAAGTTTGACCATCGATGAACTGACTTCTGAACTGGCCAACACAGTAACTTCTAAAACTCTGCTAGAAGATCAAGTCCAGTCCCTGCAACAAAACCTAAAGGATATGACAAATAATCAGCGTCGTCTTCTGAAATTATGGGAGGATAAGAAGGCTCATCGTGAACAGTTGTCACTACCTGCGATCCCGCAGAGACCAGGGCAAAAGCTCGTGGTGCATAAAGGCGTCCAGACTGAAATGTCGATCAGTTCAAACCAGATTTTACCGACAAATGCATTTGAGACAAAGACGCGCCGAGATAGCGATAAAGGCAGAAACCATTTGGAGAGACGCAGCATTACTTTAACAAATGGAACCCACAGAGAGAAACACACTTTAATTCAGAATGAAGCGAAAGGAATACACAACTGA